The Danio rerio strain Tuebingen ecotype United States chromosome 20, GRCz12tu, whole genome shotgun sequence genome contains the following window.
aaataatgtcctatccacttaataaaggccaaaactaaatctttaaaaaaaagtattttaaatagccacttaagagctgaAATGAGCTGTCCACgcatgtggccactaagccctaggaggttaagaTAATGCATTGTTATTTTACAGTCAAACCTTCTTTGCCTTTGTACCTAGTTCTGACTTTGTAACTGATTTGTCTTATTTTCACAGTCTCTTCAACCCATTGATGAGTTTTTCCTGTTCATGACCTTCCTATCATTGGGCCTGATGCAGAGGGATTTGGCCCACAGATTCAGAATCCACCAATCCGCTGTGAGCCGCATCATCAACACATGGGCTACATTTCTGGATATGGTCCTCAGAGCTGTGGACATTTGGCTGGACAAGAAGACAGTCAAAGCTCACATGCCTGCCGTTTTCCAGCATTACACTGACACCCAGGTGATTTTGTACTGTGCTGAACTGCGTTGCCAGATACCAAACCCTCATCGGAGTCACTTACTTTCTACCTACAAACCTCAGTGGAATTTTAAAGGGTTGATTGGGATGGCTCCTCACGGGGCTGTAACATTCGTTTCATCCCTTTACAAGGGCACCATCAGTGATCCAGAGATTGTAAAGCACTCTGGTGTCGAGGCTCTTGTAAATCCAAAAATGGCAATAATGGTGGATGAGGGTTTCCTGGTTGAAAACTGTGTGTCCTGCAAAGTCCACACACCTAGCATCCTGCCAAACAGGGCACAAATGTCTGGGTCAGAGGTCAGGAAAATGCAGTCCCTTGCAAAATTGAGACTCCATGTTGAGCAGCTAATTGGAAGGGTGAAGGAGAACAAGATATTTAGCACGGTAATCCCTCTTTCACTTACTGGCAGCGTCAATCAACTGTACTCGGTTGTCTGTCATTTGGTCAACTACCAAAATGGACCCTTAGTTACTGGCCTGACTAGATGAAGGATTATAGAAATGGATGGTCTCTAAATGTATTTAGCTACTGTCATCACTTGAGTTGAATAATTTTCTTGTTTTataccctgcagaaaaatccagtttaaaccagcctaggctggttggctggttttagctggtcgaccaggctggttttagaggggttttggccatttccaggctggtttccagccattttcagcctggtcttagctggtcaggctggaaactgaccagctaaatccagctaaaaccagcttgaccagcctggtttaagctggacatagctggttttggctgggctcccagcctggctaggctggtcaagctggttttaactggtcagcttccagcctgactagctaagaccaggctggaaatggctggaaaccagcctggaaaaggccaaaacccctctaaaaccagcctggtcgaccagctaaaaccagccaaccagcctaggctggtttaagctggatttttcagtagttcagggaaagcttttttttgtttttcattgtaCATAATTTGACAATTTTCACGTATaagttgtgaaaaaaaaaaagactttatttgGATGACCAGAAATAAAAAGCCatgtttgttttactgtttatgagggctgtgcaatatgaagATATcatatgaacaaaataaaaaaacagtttcatATCATGCTCTGTCGTTTCTATCATGACCATGCACAAAATACATCGATTACGATAATACGTTTTCGTAATTTATATGTCCGCAATATTATATGCCATTATGGGGACGCTGGCGGAAACTTGAATAAGAGCCTGCAATCgtgttacatttgtaaaaaatttgatattaatattttttgtatgcTTCTACATTTTtgataataaaatttttttcCCCTCAGATTTTAAATGAAGTAAGAAATATGAtcacaaatgaataaatacatactttaaaatgtaaacaaaaaaaagaaacagtttgGTCATTTTAtgtgagatgctaatagtctaatctgattcaatgatttatgctaagctaaaagaaaaaagaaatagtcCTTTACATGTGGTCAATTTATGTAAACTTGTTAATTGGATTTACAGAAATGGTGCTATATTATCAGTCAAGTttcaaataggaaaattattgaaacccTTTGTTCATTTttcagtgagatgctaatggtctaatccgattcaatgatttatgctaagctaagctaaaatgctcCCATCAGACCCTGAGATCAGGTGAAGggattcaaaaataataaaactcaacctaatttatatttaaattaatataaaaatacaggccATTACAGGGACGCAGACAGAAGCTTAAATTGGAAATTTGTGAGAAAGTTGCAATCTTGAAAGTACgtttacatttagcattttattaagctatatatttttattatatatatatatatatatatatatatatatatatatatatatatatatatatatatatatatatatatatatatatacatttttttaagtgttttatattttcGTATTACTCATTTTTTAGTTCTACGTTTCTGATTAAACATTTGCCCTGAGAttctaaataaagtgagaaatatgatcacatatgaatgagtactttaaaatgaaaatttaagaattttcagtttgagtgaacaatcctttataaaaactgggggggcacaaactctttctgagggggcaatgaCAGCGAGGTTTACGAGCGAGCTAAATGCTGCATTGTGTAACTATGGTACACAGGCGGTACTGCTACTTCATAGTTTCCTAAATATCATTCTGAAATCTCGCCAAGACTCTCGAAGAGCGTAAAAGAGTAATAAGAGTTGAGCATGATATGACGTGAATACAAGTTGGCTCCCATAGAAATATACATTGgatgtcgcctaccctgatgttgtctattagaaggaatgcgtcaattgagtcgccattttagtacagggtagcgctcctttaaaattaacactccTTTTAATTgagcgccatctagcggtcacataatctaatgactaaatattatgacaacttgttcaacttcttttataaataaatatatatatatatatatatatatatatatatatatatatatatatatatatataaacttgatATTACTTTTTTCTCACCACCACACTGGTCTTTTTCacaagacaaaattttgttgttggaaactgtattttatatacttaaatttgacttttgcatgctaaaagtacttgagtaagagacgttttacttgatttgggtcattaaaaaaaatgtagcctATTCCTGCTGTAGGCAACCATAATCCTActgtaggttgacataaaaccaaaagaCCCATTCTTGTCTTCTTAGAACATTTTGttaagcaaattttaaaataacagtaagttcataacatgttaaatatatagtataatttcctggttttaaacatacagaataataataataaatatagttatgaaacaaccataacataacccttatgtcttaggacatctttgattaacttattacctacaccaaatgttgactagtgtacatttataacaaccatttatttgttagactactgtattgtcaaaccatgttgcatacacatgcattcaacagactaacatgacagtgcattgctgtagaggacaaataaaacacgagacaggtgtttagaaagagtatagtttatttagattGACATGCAAACAAGACAAACTTTCAGAAAAcaacccggaaacattataacgCGCGcactcgtgaatataacccgcggttgtcttcaaaagtccttctttgctcaacagcttagctgaaaaacaaagcaaaacattacaacagtccgACAaaaagcaaagagcatagaatcaccaagaggcgacactctacaatttggaaaacaataacgcgctttttgaataaattaagtaaaaacaaagcagcagctttcaatcgcgacagcaatgagatccaatggacggccgatcgcgatcacttcaaaatggcggaatccggggctgttgctcttggtcattctaagctcttagcataaagttaaatcataacagttaccatggtgtcTATTTCAAACTacagtaaactaaagtttgaaactatagtttaaaatagacgatgagtgggcctcgctactccc
Protein-coding sequences here:
- the si:dkey-60a16.1 gene encoding uncharacterized protein si:dkey-60a16.1 isoform X2, with amino-acid sequence MRRRVGHRRLEKGAIPVLFHWNNFTAPAEQPAVLERIKTDQLHSDDDDPSMDAIAHTSHLDSIPTSAARDHTEDLLVEIASLRKHIEEISLSSRFCLERFAASDDDIRFYTRFATLAHLMAFWRLVEPAAGKVVQMSRARAAANIDELPHTAGATSLQPIDEFFLFMTFLSLGLMQRDLAHRFRIHQSAVSRIINTWATFLDMVLRAVDIWLDKKTVKAHMPAVFQHYTDTQVILYCAELRCQIPNPHRSHLLSTYKPQWNFKGLIGMAPHGAVTFVSSLYKGTISDPEIVKHSGVEALVNPKMAIMVDEGFLVENCVSCKVHTPSILPNRAQMSGSEVRKMQSLAKLRLHVEQLIGRVKENKIFSTVIPLSLTGSVNQLYSVVCHLVNYQNGPLVTGLTR
- the si:dkey-60a16.1 gene encoding uncharacterized protein si:dkey-60a16.1 isoform X1, producing the protein MTCKRSKTTFQRRERSSKFHCCVPQCTASSKFNSVLSFHTFPKDKDAQERWVVNIRRDNFKVTPKKRVCSRHFKCSDLIEPLTSVGHRRLEKGAIPVLFHWNNFTAPAEQPAVLERIKTDQLHSDDDDPSMDAIAHTSHLDSIPTSAARDHTEDLLVEIASLRKHIEEISLSSRFCLERFAASDDDIRFYTRFATLAHLMAFWRLVEPAAGKVVQMSRARAAANIDELPHTAGATSLQPIDEFFLFMTFLSLGLMQRDLAHRFRIHQSAVSRIINTWATFLDMVLRAVDIWLDKKTVKAHMPAVFQHYTDTQVILYCAELRCQIPNPHRSHLLSTYKPQWNFKGLIGMAPHGAVTFVSSLYKGTISDPEIVKHSGVEALVNPKMAIMVDEGFLVENCVSCKVHTPSILPNRAQMSGSEVRKMQSLAKLRLHVEQLIGRVKENKIFSTVIPLSLTGSVNQLYSVVCHLVNYQNGPLVTGLTR